The sequence below is a genomic window from Candidatus Bipolaricaulota bacterium.
ATGTCGGTCGTTCCCCCGCCGATGTCCATCAGGACCACCCCGAGCTCCTTCTCCGCCGATGACAGGACGGCGAGAGAAGACGCAATCGGCTCGAGCACGATCTGTTCGATCCCGATCCCGAGCGCCTCCACGCACCGCACCAGGTTGTGCACCGCGGTGATCGACCCGGTGACGATGTGTACGTCGACCTCGAGCCGAGTACCGGTCATCCCGACCGGATCGGTGATCCCGTCCTGACCGTCGACGATGTATTGGCGCGGGATGATGTGAATCATCTCGCTCTCCGGCGGGAGCTGGATCGCCTGCGCCGTCTCCACCACTCGACGGACATCATCTTCCGTGATGATCCGGTCCGGCCGGTTGATGGAGACAGTCCCGCTGTTGTTGATCGAGGTGATGTGCTTTCCCGCGATCCCCACGTAAACCGAGGAGATCTTCACGTCGGCCATATTCTCCGCCTCCTCCACCGCCTTGCGGATGGAGGAGATGGTGCGACCGATGTCGACGACGACACCCTTCTCGAGGCCATGTGACTCGGCTTTTCCCAATCCGATGATCTCGATCGATCCGTCAATCACGTTTCCAACCAGTGCGACAACCTTGGTGGTCCCCACATCCAGGCCGACCACCACTCTCTCTTTTCTCATCGGTTCACCACCTTACGGGGCACAAGTATCGCCTCACCCCCAAATCTCAAATCTATCAAACGATAATCCCCTATGACAAGCGTGGGAAGGAGCGCCGTCAGCTCCTTAATCCGATCCGGAACTTCATCCGCTGACCCGAGCAGGACCTCCGTTCCCGCGGAAGAGCGGAGCACTACTCCCCGTGGATCGCTGAAATCCACCGCGACAAAATCATCCGGACCTATCCCGGCCGCATGCAGGGCCACAAGCGCGGCTAACATTTCCCTTCCCTGCACCCGCCCACCGGGAGCGGCGTCCGTCACCGGAATCCCATCGGAAATTATGTACGGAACAGGGGCTCCCGTCCATTCCGCCGTGATCACCCCATCATCCCCGATCAAGAGGTACGTCCCGGAGTCGGTCCGCAGCGCAGCGATCGGTACTCGCTCGGTGATCGCGATCCGCGCGGTATGGGGATAGCTCCGGGTCACCCGGGCGTCCTTCACCCACGGAAGCTCTTCCAGATTCTTCTCAGCGCGATGGACGGGGAGACGGGCGAGAGGGACCCCGCTTTTCAGCCCGGAGGCGCGCGCGATCTCCTCTCCGGTGATGTGGCGGTTTCCCTTCACCACAATCACCCGCAGATTAAACAGACCTAACCAAGGTGTATACAGGGTGATGATGGCAGCAGCGATAAGAACCCCCCCTATACCAACAGCCCGATAAACGGTCCTTCTTTTTGATCCCCCCTCGTTCACCCGTCAATGACCTCGATCTCCAATTCGAGCAAAATACGAAAACTTTTATACACCTTTTGACGCACAATGTCAATTATTTTGCGGATATCCGCGCTA
It includes:
- the ftsA gene encoding cell division protein FtsA, whose product is MRKERVVVGLDVGTTKVVALVGNVIDGSIEIIGLGKAESHGLEKGVVVDIGRTISSIRKAVEEAENMADVKISSVYVGIAGKHITSINNSGTVSINRPDRIITEDDVRRVVETAQAIQLPPESEMIHIIPRQYIVDGQDGITDPVGMTGTRLEVDVHIVTGSITAVHNLVRCVEALGIGIEQIVLEPIASSLAVLSSAEKELGVVLMDIGGGTTDISVFRGGDIWFSKVIPIAGEHITNDITVGLQTPIEEAELIKKTAGTALVDSVSEDEKIEVATIGGDEKKTVSRKKLAKIIEPRVEELLDLAMQEVEDAGYRDLVPAGLVLTGGTSLLDGIVEFAAQRYGIPVRRGKIPQGIHGLRDIVESPIYATAIGLLRYAVETKDFKKQLYSTTRRRRSSGSLINKLFAWFSRFFRG
- a CDS encoding FtsQ-type POTRA domain-containing protein codes for the protein MKGNRHITGEEIARASGLKSGVPLARLPVHRAEKNLEELPWVKDARVTRSYPHTARIAITERVPIAALRTDSGTYLLIGDDGVITAEWTGAPVPYIISDGIPVTDAAPGGRVQGREMLAALVALHAAGIGPDDFVAVDFSDPRGVVLRSSAGTEVLLGSADEVPDRIKELTALLPTLVIGDYRLIDLRFGGEAILVPRKVVNR